CGGGTCCTTCCTACTGCTGTCAGAACGACGGCATGGTGGGCCTGGGCGCGGGCGCGCGTTCGTACACGTCGCAACTGCATTACTCGAGCGAATACGCGGTGGCCCGCACCGAGACCATCGGCATCATCGACAACTACCTGGCATTGGACCAGGCGCGCTTCGCCCAGGCCGAACATGGCTACCTGCTCGAGGTGCAAGACCAGCAACGCCGCTACGTGATCCAGTCGCTGCTGACCGAACCGGGCCTCGATGGCGACGCCTACACCGCGCGCTTCGGCACCGCCTGCGAAGCCGACCTGCCGCAGCTGGCCGAACTGTTTGCATTGGAACTGGTGGAGCGGGACGGACCGCTGCTGCGGTTGAACGACCAGGGCTACGCCTACGCCGACACCATCGGTCCGTGGCTGGCGTCGGACACCGTGCGTGCACTGATGGCCGAAAGCGGACAGGCGTGCTGACAGCGGCCGATGGGGCACTGGCGCTGCTGTACCGGGGCACGCTATCGAGCTGTAACTACGCCTGCGACTACTGCCCGTTCGCCAAAAAGCAGGACAGCCGCGCCGTGCTGGCGCGCGATGCGCGCGAGGTAGGGCGCTTCACCGAATGGGTGGCTGCCCAGGACCGCGCCATCAGCGTATTGTTTACGCCGTGGGGCGAAGCGCTGGTGCGGCGCCATTACCGCACCGCCATGCATATCCTGGCCACGCTGCCCAATGTGCGCCAGGTGGCGCTGCAAACCAACCTGTCCGGCCCATTAAGCTGGCTGGCCGACATGGACGAAGCCTCCCGCGCCAAGATCGGCCTGTGGTGCACCTACCACCCGGACCAGACCACGCTGGCGCGCTTTGTCGAGCGGTGCGCGCGGCTCGACGCCGTTGGTGTACGCTACTCGGTCGGCGTGGTGGCGCTGCGTGAACACTACGACGCCATCCGCGCGCTGCGCGCGGCGCTGCCGTCGCACATCTATCTTTGGTTGAACGCGTACGATCGGCGCGGGCCCGGCTACTACGCGGCTGACGACCTGGCCTGGCTCGACGCCATCGACCCGTGGTTCGCACAAAGCCGCCGCCCGGCGCCGTCACGCGGCAAGGG
This is a stretch of genomic DNA from Duganella zoogloeoides. It encodes these proteins:
- a CDS encoding STM4011 family radical SAM protein, with translation MLTAADGALALLYRGTLSSCNYACDYCPFAKKQDSRAVLARDAREVGRFTEWVAAQDRAISVLFTPWGEALVRRHYRTAMHILATLPNVRQVALQTNLSGPLSWLADMDEASRAKIGLWCTYHPDQTTLARFVERCARLDAVGVRYSVGVVALREHYDAIRALRAALPSHIYLWLNAYDRRGPGYYAADDLAWLDAIDPWFAQSRRPAPSRGKGCLAGEAALSVDGDGTLTRCHFVPEVLGNLYQHELADLLQERSCPRFKCDCYIGYAQRKDLPFQRVFGEGVLARILPMARSAR